In Planctomonas sp. JC2975, the genomic stretch ATTCGTCGTCAACCGGGTGCTCGCCAAGCTGCTGGGCGAAGCGATGTACGCGGTCGACAACGGAACGCCATTCGAGGTGGTCGACAAGGCGATCGCGCCGCTCGGCCTGCCGATGGCGCCGTCCGTGCTGCTCGACCTCGTCGGTCTCAAGGTGGGCGCGCACGTGCTGGACACGCATCACGCCGCGTTCCCGGACCGGTTCTACCGGAGCGAGAACCTGCACAAGCTGGCCGACTACGGAAAGCTGCTCGAGAAGGACTCGAAGGGAAACGTCAAGGGCTTCGACAAGGGTGCACTGAAGGTCATCTCGACCGGAAAGAACCCCCAGTCCGAGCAGGAGATCCTCACCCGCCTGCAGGATGGCCTGGCGGACGAGATCCATCGCATGCTTGCAGACGATCAGGTGGTCGCGGCACCAGAGGACATCGACCTGTGCATGATCCTCGGCGCGGGCTTCCCGTTCCAGATGGGCGGCATCACGCCGTATCTCGACCGTGTCGGAGCGAGCGGACGTGTCTTCGGCGACACGTTCCACCATCCCGTGATCAAGGGCGTCGGCGCGTAACGATCAGGCTCAGGAGAACCCCCGGCACACTCTGTCGGGGGTTCTCCCTATGGTGGCCGGATGACGCGATTCAGATACTACGTGGCATCCAGTCTCGACGGGTTCATCGCCGACCGGGACAATCGCATCGATTGGCTGACCTCCCGCGAGACGGGCGTCGAACCCGATGACACCGCGGAGGCGGGGATCCCGGCTTTCATCGCCGGAATCGGCGCCGTGGTGATGGGGGCGTCGACGTACGAGTTCCTGCTCGGACTCGATCCCGACGCGGACTGGGGCTACACCGTGCCCGCCTGGGTGCTCACCCATCGGGATCTCCCGATCGTCGCTGGCCACGACGTGCGGTTCCACAGCGGCGACGTCGCAGCCATCGTCGACGATCTGGTCGCGACCGCCGGCGACCTGGACGTCTGGCTGGTGGGCGGTGGCGACCTGGTCGCGCAGTTCGCCGCGATCGGTCGACTCGACGAGATCGAGGTGACGATCATCCCGATCGTGCTGGGGGCGGGTGCACCGCTCCTCGCCGCACGCGAGCACCTCGACCTGCGTCTCGCAGACAGTGCGGCGCACGGAGACGGAACCGTCTCCCTCCGCTACGAAGTGCCCGTCCGCTCGTGACGATCCACGTCAGGGCGGAGAGGCGCGCTCAGTCCCGTGACGCGATGATCTGCTGACTGCCCGTGTCGCTGGACACGCCACGCGCGTACGGCAGCTTCGAGCCCAGCACCATGCCCATGACGTCGTGCGCGATGTGCTGCGGCGTCATCCGCGTCGCCTCCATGATGTCGGCACGAGCACCGTGTTCCAGGAACTCGTCGGGAAGCCCGATCTCGGTGACGGCGGTGTCGACGCCCGCTTCGCGCAGATCCTGCCGGATGCGCGTGCCTATGCCGCCGACGCGGATGCCGTCCTCGATGCACACCACGAGCCGATGCTCGGCGGACATGGTGACCACGGATCCGGGGACAGGCACCACCCAACGCGGATCGATGACCGTGCATCCGATCCCCTGCGCTTCGAGACGCCGCGCGACGTCTAGCGCGGTCGACGCCATGGCACCGACGGCGACGATCAACACGTCGTGCGCTGGATCCTCGCTGAGCACGTCCACGCCGTCATCGGTGCGGCGCAGCGCCACGATGGGCGCCGGCACGACGCCCTTCGGATACCGCACCACCGTCGGGGCATCCGTCACGGCGACCGCTTCGCCGAGCTCCTCGCGGAGACGGTCGCCATCTCGAGGAGCCGCGATCCGGATGCCCGGCACCACCTGAAGCGTCGCAAGATCCCAGATGCCGTGATGGCTAGGGCCATCGGGACCGGTCACACCGGCGCTCGCGAGCACGAAGGTCACGCCGGCCTTGTGCAGGCCGACGTCCATCAGCACCTGATCGAAGGCGCGGTTCATGAACGTGGCGTAGAGCGCCACGACGGGATGCAGGCCGCCGAACGCCATGCCTGCGGCGCTGGTGGCCGCGTGCTGCTCGGCGATGCCGACGTCGATCACCCGTCCGGGGAAGCGTTCGGCGAACCGGTGCAGCCCGACGGGCCGCAACATGGCCGCGGTGATGCCGACGAGCGTGTCATCCTTCTCTGCGAGGCGCACGATCTCGTCGGCGAAGACCGACGGCCACATGATTCCCGCCGCTTGAGCGATCGGCTCTCCCGTCTCGGGATCGATCGGGTTCACGCTGTGGAACTGGTCGGCGACGTCGCGCAAAGCAGGCTCGTATCCGCGGCCCTTCTCGGTGATCGCGTGCACGATGACCGGGGCGTTGTACTCCTTGGCCTGCTCGAGGGCTTCGGTGAGCGCCGTGATGTCGTGACCGTGGACGGGGCCGATGTATTTGATGTCCAGGTTGGAGTACAGCGCCTCGTTGTTCGAGAAGCGCGAGAGGAAGCCGTGCACTCCCCCGCGTATGCCGCGGTAGACAGCGCGTCCAGGCGATCCGAGCTTGTCGAACGCCGCCCGAGACGTGAGGTAAAGGCTCTTGTAGCCGCGGCGCGTGCGTACAGTGTTCAGGAATCGCGCCATTCCACCGATGGTCGGCGCATAGGACCGACCGTTGTCGTTCACGACGATGATGAGGCGACGGTCGTTGTCGTCGCTGATGTTGTTCAGCGCCTCCCACGTCATGCCCCCGGTGAGGGCACCGTCGCCGACGACCGCGATCACATAACGATCGCGTTGCCCGGTCATCGTGAAGGCGCGGGAGATGCCGTCCGCCCACGACAGGGAACTGGACGCATGCGACGACTCGACGATGTCGTGTTCGGACTCCGTGCGCTGCGGGTATCCCGCGAGACCACCCGTCTGACGCAGCGTCGAGAAGTCCTGGCGCCCCGTCAACAGCTTGTGCACGTACGCCTGGTGCCCTGTGTCGAAGACGATGGCGTCGTGCGGTGAGTCGAAGACACGGTGCATCGCGATCGTGAGCTCCACGACACCGAGATTGGGACCGAGGTGGCCACCCGTCTTCGCCACGTTGGCCACGAGGAACTCCCGCACCTCCGAAGCCAGTTGCTCGAGTTGCTCCTTCGAGAGAGCGTCGA encodes the following:
- a CDS encoding dihydrofolate reductase family protein — protein: MTRFRYYVASSLDGFIADRDNRIDWLTSRETGVEPDDTAEAGIPAFIAGIGAVVMGASTYEFLLGLDPDADWGYTVPAWVLTHRDLPIVAGHDVRFHSGDVAAIVDDLVATAGDLDVWLVGGGDLVAQFAAIGRLDEIEVTIIPIVLGAGAPLLAAREHLDLRLADSAAHGDGTVSLRYEVPVRS
- the dxs gene encoding 1-deoxy-D-xylulose-5-phosphate synthase; translated protein: MTLLETIRGPRDLDALSKEQLEQLASEVREFLVANVAKTGGHLGPNLGVVELTIAMHRVFDSPHDAIVFDTGHQAYVHKLLTGRQDFSTLRQTGGLAGYPQRTESEHDIVESSHASSSLSWADGISRAFTMTGQRDRYVIAVVGDGALTGGMTWEALNNISDDNDRRLIIVVNDNGRSYAPTIGGMARFLNTVRTRRGYKSLYLTSRAAFDKLGSPGRAVYRGIRGGVHGFLSRFSNNEALYSNLDIKYIGPVHGHDITALTEALEQAKEYNAPVIVHAITEKGRGYEPALRDVADQFHSVNPIDPETGEPIAQAAGIMWPSVFADEIVRLAEKDDTLVGITAAMLRPVGLHRFAERFPGRVIDVGIAEQHAATSAAGMAFGGLHPVVALYATFMNRAFDQVLMDVGLHKAGVTFVLASAGVTGPDGPSHHGIWDLATLQVVPGIRIAAPRDGDRLREELGEAVAVTDAPTVVRYPKGVVPAPIVALRRTDDGVDVLSEDPAHDVLIVAVGAMASTALDVARRLEAQGIGCTVIDPRWVVPVPGSVVTMSAEHRLVVCIEDGIRVGGIGTRIRQDLREAGVDTAVTEIGLPDEFLEHGARADIMEATRMTPQHIAHDVMGMVLGSKLPYARGVSSDTGSQQIIASRD